The proteins below are encoded in one region of Helianthus annuus cultivar XRQ/B chromosome 2, HanXRQr2.0-SUNRISE, whole genome shotgun sequence:
- the LOC110919469 gene encoding uncharacterized protein LOC110919469 yields MDGGDEKLTELKKAFAEVILNTAKEAAARIMVSQRKVLRLEIELKQAKEKALQMFMRLKQMMDAKNREAEMTSQAQQEKIEELEAQLQEAEDIVTVLREELSAAHAKRERAPQNSDKDVGKKGHTYYIFPSLKSRVNDKDLPAIILRGKGRKRNRSECTHAGENLHKDPSLVNEEEKDRKRRRSSGQVDRISCVSVSNAFSRLRKELERAPTRPPTPIREELVPTGREMPLHSETQLTGSRVIKYTYQRKRKQGTNGSDLSKKLKNKNAALETGKVILEKSTPEEIEKVIPIETLTQETENVILTAESTEVEIGKVISTEESTEETEKVIPTEESSKEENVEQLG; encoded by the exons ATGGACGGCGGCGATGAG AAGTTGACGGAACTGAAGAAGGCGTTTGCGGAGGTGATACTGAATACAGCTAAGGAGGCTGCTGCCAGAATTATGGTGTCTCAACGGAAAGTTCTCCGGTTAGAAATCGAGCTCAAGCAGGCAAAGGAGAAGGCGCTTCAGATGTTTATGAGACTCAAACAGATGATGGATGCTAAG AATAGAGAAGCAGAGATGACATCCCAAGCCCAGCAAGAGAAAATTGAAGAACTGGAAGCACAACTCCAGGAAGCTGAAGACATAGTGACGGTTCTCAGAGAAGAGTTAAGTGCAGCGCATGCTAAAAGAGAGAGGGCTCCACAAAACTCTGATAAAGATGTGGGTAAAAAAGGCCATACTTATTATATATTTCCTAGTTTGAAGTCACGTGTTAACGACAAAGATTTACCGGCTATAATATTGAGAGGCAAAGGAAGGAAGCGGAACAGAAGTGAGTGTACTCATGCTGGTGAAAATTTACATAAAGACCCCTCTCTCGTGAATGAAGAGGAAAAGGACAGAAAAAGACGGAGAAGCTCGGGCCAAGTCGACAGGATTAGTTGTGTAAGTGTAAGTAATGCTTTTAGTAGACTTAGAAAGGAACTTGAACGTGCCCCTACACGTCCACCTACACCTATCAGAGAGGAACTTGTACCTACGGGACGTGAAATGCCCCTGCACTCAGAAACTCAGTTAACAGGTAGTAGAGTTATCAAGTACACTTATCAAAGGAAGAGGAAACAAGGGACTAATGGAAGTGATTTGAGcaaaaagttgaagaacaaaaATGCTGCTTTGGAAACTGGGAAAGTCATCTTAGAAAAGTCAACTCCAGAAGAGATTGAGAAAGTCATCCCAATAGAAACGTTAACTCAAGAGACTGAGAACGTTATATTAACAGCAGAGTCAACTGAAGTGGAGATTGGGAAAGTGATCTCTACAGAGGAGTCAACTGAAGAGACTGAGAAAGTCAT